The following is a genomic window from Elaeis guineensis isolate ETL-2024a chromosome 10, EG11, whole genome shotgun sequence.
gtagtaaataattccatcgcaaaaatattttttttttgtagtgttGCCTGCAATGCCGATATCTTTAAGGGGACCTGGCAGCCGGCAAGGGTGATATTTGAGAGGGCCATGACTCAGGCTATGGAGATTGTAGATGTTGGACCTTTTAATTCAACCTTGAGGATTTGGGACACTTGGGTCTCCCTTGTTATTCCTAAAGCATGAAGGAGGATCTTCCTCTCCTTGGAGCCCCCATCCCCGACATTTTTGAAGGTCAATTTAGATGGTTGTGTGGCTGACATGAGAGGTGACGCATGTGGCTCTGACTCTCGATTCATTATGGCTAAGGGTGTTCGGTTTGTGGATACTACGGTGGTGCTCGTTGTAGAGTTGAGAGCGACTTAAGAAAGTATTGTCTATGTGAGGATGATTCTTGGGATCGATCAGTTGTGAGTTGTGGAGGATGACTCGCTGATAATAATAATTTGGATGTAAGGGTCTCGAGGTTGCATGGCTATTTGTAATCCTCTGGGTGTAACATCCAGAGTTTGtcgtgaaaagaaaaaaaaaaagaaaagaaaaaaaagaataagaagaagacgaagaagaagaagaagggcgaTGGAAAATCTGTTGGCTGCTTACTTGGCTTAGCTCCCTGTGGTCTTTGATATTCTCAATGCTCAGGGtataaccctttttttttttttaataataaattttggtAGGACAAGATGTAACTCTTCACTGATAGAGGTGAGATTAGCAACTGCGTTAGAGTCAAACTCTATCATTTTCGGTGATAGAAGTAATATAGGACTCCATCCTCCTTCAAGCCAGTAGATGGTGACTATTCTTTATAGGATCGTATTGATTAGTCGGTCATAAATGTCTCAGTTTGGATCCAATAGCCGAAATCCGACAAGAATTGAAAAGGATGGAGGAAGGGATAAGCCAAAGAACCGCATGGAAGTAGCAAATGACAAAACTGCGAACCTTTATCGTCTCAAAAAAACATCCGGATCCATCAAACTGGCAGTTCTACGAGTGCGACAATGCTGTCATTCATGATCACTCTACGGAAGCCTAACGTGAAAGAATTGACGTTTAGGGCAAGCAAGCGTTGGTCTAATGTGCTGTACACTCTTCTACCGAGGCACCGATTGGGTTGGGTATAGGGAGACAAAATAGGTGAGGTGTGACGGTACTACCGACTGCGTGAGCGAACAGCATGCAATCACATGAACGATGTTGTGCCCACCATTTCATTCAAACGATCGCGGATCAAAGGCTCCTTTTCTTGCTGCCAAAGGTACCCGAGGATACtttttcagagagagagagagagacggggGGAGAAATAAGATACTAAAAAGTACACTTGTATCCAACTTAtatctattttataatttatatttaaattgccAGAGATCACCAGAAAACTTTGTTGAAGGGCTTCTTAACCCTGTTAAGATGTTATGTCGCACGGAACCTCATAATTTTACCGTCAGAACCATCCTCGACTCACAATTAATATGGGATCAAAAGTGTCCCTTCCTTGCACCATGATATaactttctaatcaaattagagagATGTTGGACGAGATTATAGACGGTGCATCGTAATCCACCGAAAATACATCGattctataaaaaatattaatattataattaaaaaCTCAGAATTTAAATACATCGATCTCTGCTCctacatatataaaatattattcatttTAATTTTTGACCACTATAAGATAGAAcctcatgattttattttttaaaaaatattttataaaaaaaaaatctcatctcaTATAAATCAGAATTGTCCTTTGATTCATAATCAGTTTGGAACTAAAGATGCCCTTCCTCCCTTATCACAACAATCCTAATGCTGCGGAGAAGATTTTATTTGTGTTGATTACCATACAAACAATACTCACAGGAGAGAAAAATTACATATATAGTTTtattagatatatttattttataaagaaCTAGAGATAAATCTTCAACTTTACATTCGATTTAAAAGCAACTTTTCAAATGAATTTTATGTAAAAGTAGCTACACATTCCAAGCATGAGTTAAAAGCAACTAGTCATTTTTGACCGAAATTACTTTTATACCCTTTAAAACACTACAGTATTTTACATTACCATATTgcagtattcttttataataaggtagtattacattatattagtatattatttttttataataatacagtattgctttatattattatattagtataatattttttacaataaagtagtattacattatattagtgtactattcttttataataatatagtgttactttattatattatattaatataatatttctttacaataaagtagtattacattatcatagtacagtatcttttattataatattattattttataataatatagtattattttataataatataatataattttataataatataatattattttgtaacagtatagtattattttatgataGTGTAGCATTGCTTTATAACGTAAAGATAATTGAATCATTTCAttctatttaaataattatttttaaattatattttaaattaaaaaatatttaaaatttaataaaaaattatttttaaatttaaattttattaaatatttttattgattttttttttattttacgttGATTAATTACAACCTTTCACCAAAAATCCTTTGCACTTGGTAACTCCGTAACCTTGGGGAGTCCTTTTGCTACAGGCTTGACATGAAGTCTGTCCGCCTTCATGATGCGATCATGTCGAAGAGTCGTCACCGGCAAGCAAATTTGAAAAGTAGAGTATGTACCACTGTAGTGTTTTTGAACTCTGGTTTTGGGAGAAGGAAACGGTCACCCCGAGACATATTTTAAGGCAAAAAGAAAGGGAGACTAGTGAATGCCAAATTAAATTCAGGTAGGGTCCACAACTTTCCTTCATTAAATAAAGTAAATAGCTCTTTATAATGAAAGGAAGGCAGCAATTCAGTGATTCAATGAGCAAGACTGGGCTTATTTATTGAGAAATAATGCAAACATTATCCCACTTTAGAAAACTAGCACCCTTTATCTCCCTCTCCGAGATATGAAAAACAAgactatatatataatataatggataaaataaaatataatataatatagtatttcaGCATCATCAGGATCAAAATTGTCTATGCCATGTCATACATCTACCATAATTAAGAGAATATTAGAGCTACAACTAGCTCATATGCAAATCAATATTCATGCATAATACATTGGATGCTATTTAGCTAGCGATAATAGTTGTGTTATCatgttatatataattttttggtccAATAGATGTGTATTATTTATGGAATATGAAATTGTGAATAATGAATCTCTTATTAAGACTAAAATTTCTACTTCCAgcagggaaaaaaaagaaaactaaatttttttctaatttttaaaaagaatatGAAAGTTTATATACTTCATTAAGATAATGAATTATAAGATTAAAAGGAGACAATGAAAAAGATATTCATCAATATATCAACAGTCTAATAATAGATTACATGCTGTCTAGTAAACAAGCTTaattcagtaaaaaaattagatttgaatgtatatttaaatattttaagtaaaaatttcaTGCTTAGAAGTTAGATTCAAGtccaatgatgaaatttttataatattttttttaaaaaaattattgattaagtaatgtctaactaattttttaattatatataaatgagAGATAGTAAGGAATGAGTAGAGAAGCCGAGAGACACAAAAACACTTTTGCATAATTATTATAATAGGCTcatacatattttaaatttttaataataaatatttgaaatatatgatttttaataaaaatataatatatttagattttagattaataagtaaataaaaaatataatgtattaattaaaagaagagaggaagaagaaggaagaggataattaattaaaaatattcgtGCAAATGCAAAGGTGAGAGAAAGACACCATGATCATGCCTATTTATACTCCAAAGGTGGAAATCTGTATTAGAGAAAAGATTCCACTTGAAATCCCCAAATTCTTTTATATTCactatcattttttattttaaatttaattttatttttttctctcaccTCTCACTTTACTAGAATAATAAAAAGGATAGTGCACAGTGCACTTAAGAAGATGGACGTATATGTACATGTAATATTCCGATTCTTTCAGAAGAAGCATTTGTCCCCATAATATACGTATCTACGTACTCCACAAGTaattagagagagagaagggggggggggggggggtggggagcGTGGGCTCTCTGCCGACAGAAGAACGCGGAAATAAAAAAGCACTCAAGGATGgcagttctctctctctctctccaactcACTGAACCCCACGAGAAGaaaacccctctctctctctctaccatgGATCAGCAGGACATGGATCTCTACCAGAATCTGCCAGCCTCCGGCGGGCTTCCGGCGAAGGGCTCTTCTGCGGCGAGTTCCACGTTCGAAGACTTCCTTCCCGGGGGGTTAACGGTTAGCCACAGACATAAGTGTCCTCGCCCCCCCACCCCACACACTTAAAagtcttctgttcttctcttcttttttttttgggttgaatATTGGGTCAATTTTGGTTttgtttgatcttttttttcctaaaaggtgtTTCTTCTATCTGATTTTTTCCATAATCTTTTTTTTACTGAATTTTTCAGAGTAATTAGATTGTTCTTTATGGAGACATGAAGGTATTTAGTAACtttatatcacaaaaaaaaaaaaggaagttaTTGAGCAATCATTGTCTCAAAAAGGAAAAAGTTATGTAGCATCCTAAGAGTTATTTTTCACATTTTGTCAATATATAATCTTCCATATCCctcttgctctattttttttttctttctttctctctctttttgtctgAACTTTTATTGGAATCACTAGATAGATTGCTTTCTACTTATAGAAATGAGAATTCTTAATACTTCTAGTTCTAGTTCTTTGGGCTACCATTTTTCATCAATCATCACCTCTTCTCTCTACcctcttttcagtggttttctttcTCCCATCCGgtgatttcctttttttttttttattgaaatttcattgaAATTATGACCTTTGCATATGAAAATCTTTGTAAAGGTTCTAGTTGTTCTTTTGTTGCACATTTTCattttagatcttttttttttttttttaactcctcTAACTtcaatttccttttttttttttccctttttcctttGTTTTGGGCGACTTGTTGAATGTTTTGCATGCAGGAAGGTGAGGATGTCAGCCTAGAATGGCTATCCATCTTTGTAGAGGACTGCCTCTCTAGCACCACAAACTACAACTCTCAACACCTCCCACCTCCCACCACCATCACTAATAGCCCTCAACTCCAAACCCCAACAGCCTACTCGAAACCCCCACCACCCCAAACTCCAAAACCCTCCTTCCATGTCCTTGAGGGCCCATCCAGGTATAGAAGCAAGAGAAGAAAGACCACCCCAAGGTCCCGCCCACATGACCAGAACTACACCCTCCATGTGATCCCCTCAGACCCACCCCTCCTTCACCAGACCCACTGGCTTGCAGATAGTGAGCTCATCTTTCCCAAAAAGGAGCAAGAGGACAAGCCATCAGAACCAGCCTTGGTAGGAGGAGTggagggagaggaggagaagaTGGGCAAGGATGGGGCCATGGTGCAGCCCAGGAGGTGCACCCACTGCCTGTCCCAGAAGACCCCACAATGGAGGGCAGGGCCTCTGGGCCCCAAAACACTCTGCAATGCATGTGGGGTGAGGTTCAAGTCAGGGAGGCTGCTCCCTGAATATAGGCCAGCAAAAAGCCCTACTTTTGTGAGCTACAAGCACTCCAATTCACACAAGAAGGTCATGGAGATGAGGATGGCCATCCTTTCTTCCCATTCCAGCTGAGTAGACTTAGCTAGACTTGTGTAGAaagtttagttttttttttttgaatggacaGCAGAAAATTTAGTTAGAGAGCAGCTTCGAGTTATCTTGTCGTATTTCCTTTCACTCTTTGTTATGGTTGATTGATGATATATAATTTTCATTTACCATctgcatttcttttttttttttttcttttttttttgaagaattcttTGATTGTTCCCTCAAAAATCTGGCTTTATATGATCATGTTACTTATGATCATTTTTTCATGAAGGGCAAGAACTTGGGTATGGAAATGGTTTGGCTGGATGAGAAAAACCTTTTTCCTTGGAGAATCATAGGCTTTTGATTTCATGGCTAAATAAGGACAATATCATTACCCTTCTTTGGGAGTACAATCTAAGAGGATTCGTAATAATTTCCAAACATTAAACATTCTAACATGGAAGGAAGTTCTTTTCATGTCTAATGGATTTTCTTGAGGTTTTTCTGTCTTAAAGAGATGAAAATATGGGTTTATCGGTGAGATTTATTCAGGTAAAGAGCTATTCTTCTTTTCAGATTTTAGTGATATCTGTCACCTGGATTACTTAATTTCATGCTAGAGAGGCAAAAAAAGTGATTAGCTTCTCGTTTTCTTCTATATTGTCCTCTTTGTGAGTTTGTTCATGCAATGTATGCAAAATCTTAAAGTACAAATTCAGGGTCaaaacatgaaaaatttatgGATCCAAGTTCATGTTATGAATTAGAAGATGTTCATGTTATGATTGAATATCTTCCGCTTATCCCaatcacaaaaaatatatatatggtgGAGAATGAATGCCATTGTTCCATAAATTTCCTCTCTGTACATGTACATGGTGCTATATCTACTTTGATCCAGTGTTAAAAGGGTGAATATGTTGTTGATGTTCCTTCATCTTGTAATTCCTTCTAGAGAAACCACATTTACAGGGTACTACTAATCCATCATCTCAAACAGCTGGTCTCTCTGGGACCAGGTGGTGCATTTATGAGCATGTCTGAATATGCCTCCAAAATGAAGTATTCATCTCTACCTCAAATTTGTACATGCATGAGGTGTGGTGATGACTTTTCTTCCCTTGGAAATCATCTTGTTCTTCTTAACTCTGTACATTTGGGCAAGCTGCAAAATGTTATCCACTGGGTTTTCCTTGCCTGTTTTAACCTCTGTAAATATTCACTTGCAGTCTGTTTGTGGGGATCACTCAACCAATTTGGACAATCCTCTCTGGCCATTCTTTTGGTGGAACAAACAATACGTCCCCACATCTTGTCTTGTCATATTAATATTGATCCATGTAAAAtgcaataatttttatgtttccaATGGGATGGCAGCTGTTttgcttgaataaaaaataacattGTACATGTTAATCATATATGTGATGAAACTTTCTTTAAGAGTGCTAAAACTACTTAAGCTTGCGACATGGTATTAAGATTGACATGCTCAAGAATTAGTCACAACGGAAGACATGGTATTAGGATTTAACTATGCCTATGTTTTGCCATCGTGAGATTATGATCCTTTTGATTCCATCAAAAAGGGATTTATGATCCTTTTGAAGGATCGACC
Proteins encoded in this region:
- the LOC105036752 gene encoding GATA transcription factor 7, with amino-acid sequence MAVLSLSLQLTEPHEKKTPLSLSTMDQQDMDLYQNLPASGGLPAKGSSAASSTFEDFLPGGLTEGEDVSLEWLSIFVEDCLSSTTNYNSQHLPPPTTITNSPQLQTPTAYSKPPPPQTPKPSFHVLEGPSRYRSKRRKTTPRSRPHDQNYTLHVIPSDPPLLHQTHWLADSELIFPKKEQEDKPSEPALVGGVEGEEEKMGKDGAMVQPRRCTHCLSQKTPQWRAGPLGPKTLCNACGVRFKSGRLLPEYRPAKSPTFVSYKHSNSHKKVMEMRMAILSSHSS